The sequence CATTACAGCTACATCCAGAACTGGCCCAGCCTTTCCTCCAAAGCACTGCATTAAGACATGCTACAACCACCCAGTCACAAGTGCTCCAACTCAAACCAGCAACAGAAATGCCTCTCAACTGCTGCAGCACTTGAGATCCAAGGATGGCCATGCAGGAGCCCTCGTGTGACAAGCAGGATGGGGGAGAAAGGGCAGCGCTCAGTGGTGTCCCATGGCCAaccctgctgccctgggagcatCCCCACGGGTTATTCCACAGCAGGGAAACTCAGTCTCAGCCCCCTTCTGTGCCACTCACCAGCTCACGGATGTCCTCATTGAGATCCACATTGCTCAGCTGCCCAGTGcgcaggaaggaagaaggagtGAACtaggaagagaagggagaacaAAGTCAGTTCCCGAACACACCACCTGCAGACAGCCCAGCCGGTGCCACCTGCACCCAGCACACACCCAGGCCCAGGCTGGGTCCTGCTCCCCAAAGTGCTTCCATGCATGGAGTCCCCAGGGACGGCCAGAGCTCGTGTTTGACCACCTTTGTGTCTCCGTGCCAAGCTCCAGCACTGGCCAGGAGCCATGCAAGGtgttggagggggggggggacagcCCCCCCAAAACAGTCGGGGCTACTCCTCAGCCAGGCAGCGATAAGGGATGGCCGATGGCGCTTTTTGCTCCTCCATCTGTTCCACAGGAGGGTTCCCAGCCAGAGAGATGAGCACATCAGCACGTTTGCTTCCCTCAAGTGCCTCGGGCGCAGGGCAGTGCCCAGGTCAGCTACCAGAACAGCATGCACcagtggggacagaggggacaccagcactgctcagcagcgCCCAGGACAGTGCCGGGAAGGTTCTCCTTTCTGTGGTGAGCCCTCAGGCTTGTTACGAGCAGCACAATTGCACAACACAGGAGTCTAGGGATTATTCTGGGCCAAGGCAGGCTCAGGCTGAGCTAGCTGGGCAGCGCACACAGAGCCCCAGCAGAAGCAAGTGAGCTGCCCTCACCCACTGCTGTTGTGAAACGTGGGGACACGCAAGGGTgtgagagcagcactgccactAAGAACAGCCCAGACACCATTTCTCAACGCTGACATCTTCCCCCCTGCCTCACCCCTCTGACAGCCCTACTCCAAAACAGCTGAAGGACCAGAGAATAAAGGAACACTGGAGAGCAACAGGAAGGTCCCAGCAGGGCAGTCTCTCTCTGCAGGGGCCAGCAAGCTGCAGATCCCAGATTGAGCCCCTCCTGCTTTAATCTCCACAGATCCCGCCTGGAACGCGCAGGCCAGAGCAGCGGGAGCCACGCACGTCACTGCAAAGAAGAACACTCCTTTGTGTTTGCAGCCTGACCtattttccccatttcctcaTCTGCTCCACACTCTCATTTACTCCCTGACCTGCGGGTGGGCTTCGCCCCCACTTCCCAAACCCACTGGTGCCTGCTCAGCACCAGTACAGCTCCTGTGAGGCAGGCAGACCCAACACCGTCACCATGCAGGGACACGTGGGAGCAGGGGGAGCTTACACGGGCACCAGCCAGCTCCCCAAGGGATTACAGAGCAGTGGAAcacaaacaggaaaggaaaaggaattgcAGTCGGACCTGAAGCTGAACTTTGTGttacatttgaaaacatctcGGTTGTATAACACAGAGTCCTTGCCCAGCTCATCCCAAGCCTGGACAGCAGGCAGCGCTCAGAAGGGCTGGGTGCACTTAGAGCACAGCTGGCTCCATCCCGCCAGCACGGGGATCACATGCTGGGAACAGGAAAAGGCTTTTTCCATCAGCACCCATCTTCCATAGGAGTAATGGGGGAAACGGACAGCTGGGCGCAGACAGAGAGCTGTCTGTGTGCGGCTCGGAGATGCGCTCAGCCCAGGCAGCATGACCCCAGCCTGGATGCTCTCCAAGCACAGCTTGCTGTTCCCAGGCACATATGGTGTCCGTGTGACTCTAGTGCATTTATCTCCCTACAACAACACACGCTGCTGTCAGAACCCAGAGGATGCAGACGGACCAACAGCTCTCCTGTCCCATCCCACATAGGGACACCTGGGACCTTCCCACCAGTAGAAGATGTCACCCAGCCCTTGGCACCCCTGCTAGCTCAGGGAGATCTCCATGCTGTCCCAGTGACCTGATGAGGGGTTCCTGAGAAGATACGGCCACACATCCCTCGAAGCCCCATATCCACAggtcaggaagcagcagcattgcAGCAAAGGAATGACTGCTTAGGGAAAGCCCATCACAGCAGCGCTCTGTCTCAGAGCACAGTGGTCACAGCACGACACTGCTTTGCGAATAGAGGAACAACTTCAAACAAGGCTATCTAGAACAGCCGCAGAGCAAACACCTCCTGTGTACACAGCAGCCTTTTAGTGCCTCGCTAACTGGACCCTGAAGAACCACAAATGGAGCGTTTGCTCTGCAGCCCATCTCCAGGGCAGCCAGCAAGGCCATCCCCACAGGACACACTGCACCTACGACCACCCCCCCAGAGACACAGTGCTCTCCAGTAAGCAGTTCTCTATCACTACCCCGCTCCTCGCTAACGAGCTCTGGATGCACGTGGCTCTCTGTTATCAGCAAGATAAAGCACTGTGCACAAACTGCACCAGGAGCCCACACCGCATAAGCAACAGGAAGGAAGAGGGTTTCCAGCCCCCAGGGCCCTCCTGGCCCGCTCAGGGGTGAGAAAAGATGACTCCTGCCTGCCATGCCATGTCACTGGGCAGCTCGCTGTGGCACATGGGGGAAGATGAGCAGTCCCATAGCCTGACAACACCCTGCCCATCCTCCCCTTCCCAGGCACCTTTAGGAGCATCAGCACTGCACAGGTCTCAAAGCCAAGGCATTGGAGCGCACATACAGAACGCACCCTCGAGGGGTAGcaacaaatattattttttgaaaaaataccTTAAGCTAATGATAGGAATTGGCTGCTCTTACTGAAATCACCCACCCACTTTTCAGTTTGAGAATCGATACATTACATGCGACTTGAGAACTTGGGAGGAGGGCAACCCACACACTGGGGCACACGTGATGCACAGATGTGCAGACAGCACCTTGCCTTGTGACAGAGCCAGGTCCTGATGGAAGGATGGAGGCtgacccagctctgctgctgcactcaGCTCCCCCTGAGCCAGCAAGCCCCAAAACAAAGCCCCAGCACATCCCTGCAGCACCCCTCCACCACCATGGGCGCACACATCAAGGCAAGCAGCCCTCTCACCTCCCACTCACCAGCTCTCAATCGATCGCAGCAGTTAGCTGGGGAACTACAGACCCGTGTTTccttctgtcattttaaaaacaccttcatttgcattaaaagaacatgcaagaaagggaagaaaccCCAGTTGGGTGCCATTTCTGTTGTAGTACTATGACCCCAGATAAAGTCTCCCATGAGAAAAACAGCTTCACTCTGCCAAAGCCATCCTGCTCCCACTTCTCAGTACCCCTCCCTGGTACCACGCTGTAATCACACCCAGCTGGCTCCTAATAGTGTAAGCTGGCCACAGACAGCTATGGGGACATTGCCAGCGTCCTGCCCTCTTCCTCACGTACCCAGAGGGCTGTGCTTgtagcagcacagagccacaaAGGGCCCTACTGAGCTGTATGGCATTAAGCCCACAGGACCATCCACGGAGAGAAGCAGCTGGGCCATGCTTCAGGGCAATCCTGGTGCCACAGGGACAGCTGCGCTGCCAGGCCAGTGCCCGTCCTGCTGCCTGTCATCCCCACCCCATGCTGAGAGCTACAGTACAGCACTTACTCCTGTGCTCTGCTAAGGGAAATGGCATGCACTGCTCTGTCACCAGCTGGACCATCAGGGGACACTGTGGCAATAAACACAGACCAGCAGGGCCAGGTCTCACTCACCCCTCCAACTGTCACTACTCTTTCTTTAAAGTCACTCACAGAAACCCTTTTGCTGATTGATCCACAGCCAAGAGATCTGGTTAATCCTTCCCCTACCATGCCTTAGACCTGCAGTTTTCACCATGTGATTTGTGCAGGCAGCATGCTGTAAATACACCCAGTGCTGCTGTACTGACCTTATTTCTACTTTCAgatcagaacagcagcaggagcgCAGCCGACTCCATCCAGCCAGCCGTGCCCCGTCCTGCTGAGCCACACTAGGAACCTGCAGCCTAACAAACCCTGAATTTCCCTCTAATTAATCTAACGAGCCCGCTGTTCTGACTTgcccaggagcagggcagcacagaaCTATGCCAGACAAGACAGCCAGGCTAACGGCTGCCAAAGCCTGCCTTCCCATCTATGCTGAAGGCTCCCTGCAAGCTTCCTATTGGAAACTTACCAGCACTGCGCCCaggcagccccgctcccacccAGCGCtcacacagcagtgctctgcgGGCTCAGCCTGGCCCAAATCACTGCCCCAACCCTCCAAGCATCGCAGAGAAGCTTGTTTTAGGACGAGATTAACTGCTCCAAATCGATTTGCAAGAAGGAATGGACCTTCCTGTGCTAAAAACACTGCCCACCCTGGACTCGCTTTTAGCCACGTAGCTCCATACATTCACCATCACACACACCTGTGTTTGAGCCAGACCAGCACGGCAGCAGCGGCCCGCCAAGGATCGGGCTCTCCCTCAGAACGACATCTGAAGCACGAATTAAAAGGAcgctcccagcagccaggagccaCGCACCCTGCGCCCGGGAGGAAGGCCCCCGCCGCGGATCCGGGCCCACCCCGCCTCACCTGCCGGGCGCTGCCCGCCGCGCCGGGCCCGGTGCCGTTGAGCAGCGGGGTGGTCTCCCCCGCGCGCCCGTCCTCGTCCTCGTCGTCGCGGGGGTCGCGGCCGGACCACGACACTTTCTTGGCGACGTTGGCCATGCGGGCCGGCTGCGACGcgcagctccagcagcccctgcctcACCGGCCGATCATGTGACACGAGCCGGCGTCACGTGAGCACTACGGCGACCGATGCGGCGGCCGCGCCCAGGGGCACCATGGGAGTTGTAGTCCCGCCTCGGGGGCCGAGGCCCGGCGGCAGCCAGCAGGCCGctctctgtggggctgccctCAGCCCGGCACTCGGCACCACCCGCGGGGCcctgtggctgcagggcagggcggACACGCGGGGCGGTGTGCCTGGCGGCTCTGGCTCATCGCAGGGCATGGGTGTTTCCATGCCCCAACCTCCCCGGGTGTGACTCAgtggcagatgttggtggcagGGGCACGCGGCCAGCACCTGCCTGTCACCCGGCCTGGCACTGCGCCACGTGAGCACGGCAGCACAGCGAGGAGAGCCCGCGCACCTGGGAGCCATGCGGGTGCAGATGCAGCCAGCTTGCGGAGAGCACCACTGTACATTAAAGCCCACCTGAAACTGCGTTCTGCACAGCTTGTTGTGAGACACGgcacccagcagagcagtgagaggcactgagtgctgcagtgaaaagcgagaacaaaaataaatcccatTTCTTCTATGCCTGAAGCACTTTAATAGGAACAATGGTGCTGTACGTGCTCCTGGGGGAAGGAGCTGGAGATGTGGTGAAGCAGACCTGTGCCTGATGCCCCCCACAGGACTGCCCACAACTGCCTAGGGACATGATCACCCATCAGTGGCACCTGGCCACGAGGCAGCCCATGGTATGTGTCCCATCACCCGGGGCATGCAGCTCACACTGCCTGGGCACTACTGGAAGCCGGCACCATTCCTGCTGCCATCACgggcagtgctggaggcagGCACACCCCTTCCTGTGCACGTCACCCTGCAGGGTGGCATTAGCCAGCGTCAGGAGGGGCCCGTGGGGCAGCCCCTGGCCGGTCGCCATGCTGgccacctctccaggcagcagaGCCCGGTTCCAGAGGGCCAGGCCAGCCAACTGGCCCAGAAAGGGCACAAAGCCCACGCTGTGGGACTGCTGCTGGCCCAGTACCAGCAAGCCACCAGCGGGAACCTCATAGCCCTGCTGGAAACCGGAGCCggcagccagcagcctcctgTCCACGTAGACACGGTACTGGCCGTGGCTGGATGACCAGGTGAGGCAGAGGTGGTGCCACTTGCCATCCAAGAGCGGTGTCACCAGGAGCTGCCGAAACTCTGTGTCCCCGATGACAAAACGTGCAAACCCAGGGTGGTCCCCGTGCAGGGCCAGCTTGCTGGCCTCGGCCTCGCCGGTGTAGGACAGGACAGCACCAAGGTGAGGAGCTGGGGTGAGCAGCCAGGTGCAGAATGacagctcccacagccccacgtgCAGCCTCGGCTGGAGCACAGCACCATCACTGGCTGAGGTGTTGGGGAACAGCAGCACGGAGCCCACACTGCACACTGGGGAGGGAAAGCAGCACTCAGTCCTTGGACAAACGTCCCTAGGGCTTCAGAGTGGGCTGTGCAATCTCTGCTACCCCCACCACAGGACTTCAGTGAAGCcccatattttaaaatggaaccaaaggcagagctgtgtCACACAGAACTCTGCCAGCACCAGGTCTTGACCTCATTCCACTGGTCAGGTAGGGGGCCTGCACCCACCTGTCTCCGGCTGCTGGGGGGCCAGGAACTGCTCCTGGGGTCCAGTGGCTGAAGTGGGCAGTGCTGTTGTGACAGCTTCGGTGTCACTGAGTGGCTCAGTGTCCTCCACGGGCATTCTGCTGGGTCCAGTCTCCACCATCACTCGCTGCCTTTCCTCcgtctgctgctgctgctgcctcacctTGAGGGGCCGAGGGCCGAGAGCACTGAGGGGCACTGAgtcctgcagcttctgctggCTGTGCACTGCATCCCGCAGGCTCCGTGGCTCGGCGTGGGGGCTCGGGGCTCGCCCTTCCAGCCTCCTTACACTGCGCTGCAGCCGCCGGCTGACAGCAGCCAGGCGGGCCAGCTCAGTGCCCAGGGCAGCCCGGGCTGCATCGGCCGCCTCCGCCTGCTCCGCCAGTGACCGAAAGCGGCTGTCGATGTTGTAGGAGATGTTGTAGTTCCTGGCGATGCTCTGGAGATGGCTCAGTGTCACCTCCTGGAACCAGCGAAACTGCAATGGAGTGGTGTGAAGGACGCCACAGGGATgggccctgctgtgctgcacccccccggctgcccagcacccaccTGCTCCTCCAGCCGCCGCAGCCGCCACAGCACAGGGCGAGTGCGGGCTGTGAGCCCTGGGGCATCGGGCAAGCTGCCGCGCAGGgtggcagcaagcagcaggcagaggggcagcactgacccagccatgctgctgccgaatgctgtctgtctgcagctcCGCATccagcccctgtgctgctccctgggaCGGCCTCCACCGTGATGAGGTTTGCAGGCAATGCTGGCGCAGCCTCACAGCCACCGAGCCAGGAGCTNNNNNNNNNNNNNNNNNNNNNNNNNNNNNNNNNNNNNNNNNNNNNNNNNNNNNNNNNNNNNNNNNNNNNNNNNNNNNNNNNNNNNNNNNNNNNNNNNNNNNNNNNNNNNNNNNNNNNNNNNNNNNNNNNNNNNNNNNNNNNNNNNNNNNNNNNNNNNNNNNNNNNNNNNNNNNNNNNNNNNNNNNNNNNNNNNNNNNNNNNNNNNNNNNNNNNNNNNNNNNNNNNNNNNNNNNNNNNNNNNNNNNNNNNNNNNNNNNNNNNNNNNNNNNNNNNNNNNNNNNNNNNNNNNNNNNNNNNNNNNNNNNNNNNNNNNNNNNNNNNNNNNNNNNNNNNNNNNNNNNNNNNNNNNNNNNNNNNNNNNNNNNNNNNNNNNNNNNNNNNNNNNNNNNNNNNNNNNNNNNNNNNNNNNNNNNNNNNNNNNNNNNNNNNNNNNNNNNNNNNNNNNNNNNNNNNNNNNNNNNNNNNNNNNNNNNNNNNNNNNNNNNNNNNNNNNNNNNNNNNNNNNNNNNNNNNNNNNNNNNNNNNNNNNNNNNNNNNNNNNNNNNNNNNNNNNNNNNNNNNNNNNNNNNNNNNNNNNNNNNNNNNNNNNNNNNNNNNNNNNNNNNNNNNNNNNNNNNNNNNNNNNNNNNNNNNNNNNNNNNNNNNNNNNNNNNNNNNNNNNNNNNNNNNNNNNNNNNNNNNNNNNNNNNNNNNNNNNNNNNNNNNNNNNNNNNNNNNNNNNNNNNNNNNNNNNNNNNNNNNNNNNNNNNNNNNNNNNNNNNNNNNNNNNNNNNNNNNNNNNNNNNNNNNNNNNNNNNNNNNNNNNNNNNNNNNNNNNNNNNNNNNNNNNNNNNNNNNNNNNNNNNNNNNNNNNNNNNNNNNNNNNNNNNNNNNNNNNNNNNNNNNNNNNNNNNNNNNNNNNNNNNNNNNNNNNNNNNNNNNNNNNNNNNNNNNNNNNNNNNNNNNNNNNNNNNNNNNNNNNNNNNNNNNNNNNNNNNNNNNNNNNNNNNNNNNNNNNNNNNNNNNNNNNNNNNNNNNNNNNNNNNNNNNNNNNNNNNNNNNNNNNNNNNNNNNNNNNNNNNNNNNNNNNNNNNNNNNNNNNNNNNNNNNNNNNNNNNNNNNNNNNNNNNNNNNNNNNNNNNNNNNNNNNNNNNNNNNNNNNNNNNNNNNNNNNNNNNNNNNNNNNNNNNNNNNNNNNNNNNNNNNNNNNNNNNNNNNNNNNNNNNNNNNNNNNNNNNNNNNNNNNNNNNNNNNNNNNNNNNNNNNNNNNNNNNNNNNNNNNNNNNNNNNNNNNNNNNNNNNNNNNNNNNNNNNNNNNNNNNNNNNNNNNNNNNNNNNNNNNNNNNNNNNNNNNNNNNNNNNNNNNNNNNNNNNNNNNNNNNNNNNNNNNNNNNNNNNNNNNNNNNNNNNNNNNNNNNNNNNNNNNNNNNNNNNNNNNNNNNNNNNNNNNNNNNNNNNNNNNNNNNNNNNNNNNNNNNNNNNNNNNNNNNNNNNNNNNNNNNNNNNNNNNNNNNNNNNNNNNNNNNNNNNNNNNNNNNNNNNNNNNNNNNNNNNNNNNNNNNNNNNNNNNNNNNNNNNNNNNNNNNNNNNNNNNNNNNNNNNNNNNNNNNNNNNNNNNNNNNNNNNNNNNNNNNNNNNNNNNNNNNNNNNNNNNNNNNNNNNNNNNNNNNNNNNNNNNNNNNNNNNNNNNNNNNNNNNNNNNNNNNNNNNNNNNNNNNNNNNNNNNNNNNNNNNNNNNNNNNNNNNNNNNNNNNNNNNNNNNNNNNNNNNNNNNNNNNNNNNNNNNNNNNNNNNNNNNNNNNNNNNNNNNNNNNNNNNNNNNNNNNNNNNNNNNNNNNNNNNNNNNNNNNNNNNNNNNNNNNNNNNNNNNNNNNNNNNNNNNNNNNNNNNNNNNNNNNNNNNNNNNNNNNNNNNNNNNNNNNNNNNNNNNNNNNNNNNNNNNNNNNNNNNNNNNNNNNNNNNNNNNNNNNNNNNNNNNNNNNNNNNNNNNNNNNNNNNNNNNNNNNNNNNNNNNNNNNNNNNNNNNNNNNNNNNNNNNNNNNNNNNNNNNNNNNNNNNNNNNNNNNNNNNNNNNNNNNNNNNNNNNNNNNNNNNNNNNNNNNNNNNNNNNNNNNNNNNNNNNNNNNNNNNNNNNNNNNNNNNNNNNNNNNNNNNNNNNNNNNNNNNNNNNNNNNNNNNNNNNNNNNNNNNNNNNNNNNNNNNNNNNNNNNNNNNNNNNNNNNNNNNNNNNNNNNNNNNNNNNNNNNNNNNNNNNNNNNNNNNNNNNNNNNNNNNNNNNNNNNNN comes from Numida meleagris isolate 19003 breed g44 Domestic line chromosome 13, NumMel1.0, whole genome shotgun sequence and encodes:
- the PTX4 gene encoding pentraxin-4; this encodes MTSVPGTVTEQTNLSRIKQHTWDSWGIRPSERGLMKDRSCFTNVISLRTKARKLSLKAELPQGAAQGLDAELQTDSIRQQHGWVSAAPLPAACCHPARQLARCPRAHSPHSPCAVAAAAAGGAGGCWAAGGVQHSRAHPCGVLHTTPLQFRWFQEVTLSHLQSIARNYNISYNIDSRFRSLAEQAEAADAARAALGTELARLAAVSRRLQRSVRRLEGRAPSPHAEPRSLRDAVHSQQKLQDSVPLSALGPRPLKVRQQQQQTEERQRVMVETGPSRMPVEDTEPLSDTEAVTTALPTSATGPQEQFLAPQQPETGGCRDVCPRTECCFPSPVCSVGSVLLFPNTSASDGAVLQPRLHVGLWELSFCTWLLTPAPHLGAVLSYTGEAEASKLALHGDHPGFARFVIGDTEFRQLLVTPLLDGKWHHLCLTWSSSHGQYRVYVDRRLLAAGSGFQQGYEVPAGGLLVLGQQQSHSVGFVPFLGQLAGLALWNRALLPGEVASMATGQGLPHGPLLTLANATLQGDVHRKGCACLQHCP